A segment of the Methanobrevibacter arboriphilus JCM 13429 = DSM 1125 genome:
CAATAATTGTGAAAACATTAATATCTGGATTTTTCTCACCATCTAAAATTATAGCTCCACCACTATAGCTAGACGCTCCAATAATGGTAATATTCTTAGTTACAGTCTGGTTCAAATTATTAAGTGATTTATAAGTAATATTTCCTGCAATGTAAATTGTTCCTTCCTCAACAACTAATTCTAATGCTCTTTGTATTGTTTTTACTGCAACATCCCAATCAGTACCATTATTTAAATCAGATCCTCCTGTTCCATTGACAAATATCATCATATTATTCCAATTATCAACATTAAACATTACAAAACCAAGGCTACCATTAACATTAATGATTTGTAGATTAGTATTAGCTATAAAACTTCCTTGAAGGTCAGATAATTTATCATGATAATAACCATTAAAAGATAAGAAATTAGAAATATCATCAGAATTTGTTGTGCCATCTAAAGCTAATTGATAAGAATATGAACTATCTCCTAAATCCTTAAAAACTACTTTGTAATAATTAAGTGAATTTATACTACCCGTATTATTAATATGGGCACCTAAAGGATTAAAATTATCTCCCCACCAATTAAAAGACAAATTAGATCCATAACCAGTATTATAGACTTGTTTTAAAGTATGATCACTATTATTAAACAATCGAGTATAGCTAACAGTGTTTTCATCTCCTTTAATAAATATTGCTCCTCCTTGATTAGCTATATTATTCATAAATTCTGAAGAAGTAATAATATTATTATCACCTTCTATAAAAATAGCTCCTCCATTAAAAGCTGTATTATTAATAAATTCTGTTCTGTTTATAAGGCTTCCAGTTGAATTAAGATAGATTACTCCATTACCATCAATATTGTTATTTATGAATTTTGAATCAATAATCTCAATGCAACCTTTATTGATTGTATATATTGCTCCTCCATCACCATTAAAATTAATACCAGAAAATATAATATTAGCTATGTATAATAAACCGTTTTCTACAGTAAACACTCTCATATTATCATTTTTTGTGGTGAATATGATATTATTTAGTCCATAGAGGTTTACATCTTTTTTAATGGTTATATTAGTATTATTTTCTCCAGTATAGTTTCCTTTTAGTGCATATATTGTCCCACCACTAATAAGCAGATTTAAAGCATATTTAAAATCTTTGAAAGCTTTATCTGAGCTGGTTCCAATGTTGCTGTTATCACCATTTACAGAATCTATATAGAATGTGCAGTTGAAGAATTTACTAGTGTTTTTATTTGCAGAATAGTAATAATCATCCTCTTCTAAATTAACATTAAATTTTACTGTTCCTGCCTGTGTTACTGTATGAACCCAAACACCATAATTATTAATAAAACTTATTTCCCTTATTTCACCATTAACAGTAACATTAAATACTTGAGTAATATTAGGATTAAGAGAAAAAAGATATAAGTCAATATTAATATTCAAATCATCTCCATAGTTAAAATTCTGAATAATAATATTACTTATATTAAGATAGTACTTAACAACACCCCAAGTACTGATATTATTAGTATTATTGTAATCAACATTATTGGTTCCTTGAATATCAAATAAAACATTAGTTAATAAAGTTATAACATAATCAAAATAACCAATACCATTTCTAAAACTTATTTCTCTTGTTAAAATATTATTGTCAGTCTTATTAGCTGTTTTTAGAGTTATATTTAGTTTTCCTGTGAAATTATATTTTAAATCTATCTTTAAAGTTATATTGTCAGCATAATTAATTTTATCAACCAATATAGTAAAGTTTTTAATTTCTAATTTACCTTTACCAACCAAATACTCAAAAAAGAAAACTCTATTATTTGTAAAAATAGAAAGATTATTATAAACATGCTTTAATAGAAATTTAAATGTCTTATCTTCTTTTACATTTAATAAATCAAGGAATATATCGCTTTGATAGAGTGAAACATTAAAATCAGGCAGAAAGTTTATATTTCCTTTATTTATTGTATTATTCAAGTGAAAAGAATAAAATATTGTGCAATTATCACCAACAACAGTATTAACAGTCTTATTGGAAGTGAAAATTGCAGTATAATAGCTATTTACTTTTAGATTAGTATGATTAGTGTAATTGTTATTTCCCCACCAATTATAATCAAAGTAACCAGTATTAGAACCATTGGAAAAAACAATACTATTACCATTATCTAAAAACAAGGAGTATGAAACATTAAACCCTTTATTATCCTTATTTAAGTATATTGATTGACCAATAATTCCAGTATTATTTTCAAAGACTGATGAGTATAAGTTAAAATTAGTAGTATTTTTTAAGTAAATTCCCACACCATAGGATGCATGATTATTAGAAAATTTAATATTAGATAGGTTGAAATAGCCTCCACCATTGATTGCTAATCCCCCACCAGTATTAGTAGCTGTATTATTTAAGAAGTTTGAGTCTTTTATGGTTAAATTAGAATTATCAGAATAAATAGCTCCACCATTAGCACTATTACCATTAATAAATGTAATATTACTAATTTTCACATCTGCATTGTAAATTTTAAAAATACTAAATTTATTTTCACCATCAAAAACAATACCTTCACTTCCATTAGCACCAATAATATTTACATCTTTATCAATCAAAATATTAGTATTATTCACTCCATTGTAAACTGATGAAGCTATATAAACATACCCACCATCAATCACAAGATTTACTGCTTTTTTCAAACTTTTAAGACTAGATTCCCAGGAACTACCGCTATAAAAGTCATCACCATAAGTATCATTAACAAAAACAACAAGATAACCTAAAAAGTCATCGACACTAACTTTAAATAGCTTGTCACTATTTAAGCTAGTGGTTATTGTTTTTTGTGTATTAGTTTGAAATCGAGTATGATTGGTTCCATTATAATAATCACCATAAAAAACTGGTAAATAATTAGAACCAAGTGAGTTTTCACTATTATTTAGAGTTAAAAAATAATTAAAAGTAGCTAAATTACCCTCTAAACTAATAAATTTAACTTTAACAGTATAATAATCACTTAAAACAACACTACTAGAGTTAGTAACATGGTTAATTAATGGATTATTGTTTTCACCCCACCAATTATAAGATAAATCAATATGAGTGCTTGATCCAGTAATGTAAACATATTTGTTACCTGTATTATTAGCTATATAATTATAATTAGCTGTTATATTTGAAGAACTTGAGTATATTGCTACTCCATTTGTTGCACTGTTATTAACAAGTGATGAAGTGTTTAAAAGCATTGTAATGTTGGATAAATAGATAACTCCACTATTATTTGTTGCCCTGTTATTTGTGAAGTTAGAGTTTTTAATATTTAAGATATTTTTTGAATATATTACTCCACCATTAACAGCATTATTATCTTTAAAACTCGAAGAAGAAATATTCAAATAGCCATTACGTGAAACATTAGATAAATCATTATAGATTGCCCCACCATTATTTGCTGCTGAGTTAGAAGTGAATGTTGAATTTTCTAATCTGACTTTAGAATCGCGAAGATTAATAGCACCACCTGAAGTAGCAATGTTACTTGTAAATTTACAATTACGAATAAGAATATCAGTATTGAGAATTTTTATTGCCCCACCAGTTGATGCACTATTATTTGTGAAATTACAGTTAATTAATTGAGAACCTACACTTTGAATAGCAAAATTAATCGCTCCTCCAGTATCAAGTGCCTGATTATTTTCAAAAACAGAATTTGTAATATTAACATTCCCTGCATGAACATCAACAGCAGCACCTTCAACCCAATCATCATCACCAGCATAAATACCTTTATTTCCCCTAAAAATACAGTTATTTATCCTAGAGTTATCTGCATCTGGAGATAAAAAAACAGCTGTTCCTGATTCGCCTTGATTATTAAGGAAAGTACAATTTTCAATAATTATCTGTCCACCTGCACGAATAGCTGAACCAGCACCAGTTCCTTCAAGAAAACCATTTTTAAAAATAATTCTCCTAAAAGTAACAACCGTATTATTACCAGTCCTCATAATACGACTTTCACTTTTAGCATCAAGTGTAGCATACTGACCAGAAGGACCTTGAATAACAATATTCTTATTAACTAATATCCCAGAACCATCACCGTTATAAGTAGTATTTTGAAGTGTTATTGTCTTACCTGGATCAGTATCAGCAATAGTTTCACGAATATCATCAAAACCAGCACTACTAACAGATGCTAAAGATAATGAAAATAAAGTTATAAAAGAAAATAGAATAAATATACGAACTAACTTATCAACATCACTCATTTCCCGTGTTCCCCTTAAATTCCTAAATTCATCACATCATCTACTATAAAATAACTATCTAATCATCACAACAATCAAAAATAACAATTTATATAAATAGCGAACATTCTTTATGTTATATAAATATTATCCCTCATCATATATAAACATTACAAAAATATTACAAAAATAAAAAAAGTATAAAAAAGTATAAAAAAGTATTATAAAAGTATAAAAAAGTATTATAAAAGTATAAAAAAGTATTATAAAAGTATAAAAAAGTATAAAAAAGTATTATAAAAAAATATTACAAAAGTATAAAAAATATTTAAATCAGATAATATATTAACAAATTAAAACTTAAAAAAACTTCTTTATATCATCAAAAGACAAATATCCTTTAAATCCAGGAATAGCTGCCATTTTAACTATTTTTTCTAAATCAAGATATGATTCAACTGTTTTTAAAGCATATTTTGAAAATTCTTCTAATTTTATTTCTACTTCTGGAGTTGTACTCCTAATATCCATCTTTATCTTTGGAAGATAAAGTATATCTTCTTCTGAAAGACCAGTTTCAGTAGCTATAAACCTAGAAACATTGTTAAATATATTCTCATCATAAACCTTGTTTAATAAGATTCCATTAACATTAACCCCCATCTCTTTTAATTTATTTGTGTGTGAAACTAAATCAACAGCTGCTGACTCTATTCCACCTTTATTAACTCCAGAAACCATTAAAATAGGGATATTTGATGATACAGCTATTTCAGCACCAGAATAAGGGATTTTCTCATTTAATATACCAGTGAATACACTCATTACTCCTTCAATAATTACAAAGTCATAATTGGAATTTTTTAATCTTTTTAAGGTTTCTTCAATATCCATCCATCCAATATGACCAATTTTAATTGAGGAATAATCCTCCATCTTATTTTTTGTTAAATAAAGAGAAGGTTCTATGTCTCTTACATCTGGTCCAACTTTTAAAACAGCTACATTTAACCCTTTTTTTGTTAAAGCTCCTGTAATACCACTTACAATAAATGTTTTTCCAGAATCAGAACCAGTACTTCCAATCATAAGAGTGGGAGGAATTTCTTTATTAAAAGAATCAAGGTTGTAAAAATTAATATCCTTAGAATTAGTTATTTTATTGTTAATAGAAGAAATAATAATTTTTTTAAATTCATTACATCTATTAATATTTTTAGTAGTTATTCCAGTATCAATAGCTAATTCACTTTTTATGAATTTTTTAAGTTTTTCATTAGCTTTAAATATATCATCAAGCTCAATATAATTAGCACCAATATAATCAAGAATATTATCAACAATTATAGGGTTTTCATCAAGTATTCCATGAATCATTGTACCTATAACATTTCCATCATCATTAGAAACACCTGAAAGAATAGAAGAATCCGTATCCCCATAATTCATTCGTTTAATTTTAGAATAGTGTAATGGTTTAGCTCCAAAATTGTTTTTAATAGTATTTTCATCTTTAGAACTATTATCATCATTTTCATCAATAATTTCAATTTTACCATAAGTATGACAATGAAAACCAGTTATAAAATCAGAAGAGCTAATATTTTTTGTAAAAAAAGAGTTATTATTATCAGATATAACAGCATTAATACGATCATTACTAATTAAAGGAGAAAAATTAACATCAAGTAAACCTAAACCTTTTTTAATAATTGGACATGGAGATTTTCGTCCAACATCAGTTTCATTAGCTAATAATTGGAAACCAGAACATATTCCAATAACTGGTTTTCCATCATGAGCCATTTTAGTAATTTCATTAGCTAAATCAGTTGAAACAGAATTAGATTCAAGAAGAGATCCTCCAGGAATTATGATTGCATCAAGCTCTTCACTAGCTTTTAAAGCATTAGACTCTTTAATTAAACCATTTGATTTAACAATATCTGTTGGTAAGTTTCCAAAATCTTCAAATCCTGGAAGAGCTCCTTTGACATAAACTAATCCAATTTTCATAATGATTCAACTAGTAATATTATTATTATGATTAATTATTATGATTTTAAAATTAAAATATTTTAATAAATACTTTTGATCTTAAATATTTCTTAACTTAAATATTTCTTAAATATTTATTATAATTATTAATATATTAAATAAATAATTTAATCTTAAGTAAGTATTTCGATTTTAAATAATTATTACAATATTAAAAACAATTTAATAGTGTTAAATTTATTATTATAATGATTCTAATGCAGCCATAGTTTTAATAATTTTATCATCATCATTTGGCTTAGCTTGAAGCTGTAATCCAACTGGAATTCCATTATACTCCCCAGCTTTCATACTTCCAGCAGGAATACCTGCTAAATTAGCTATAACTGTTAAAACATCATAAGCATACATTTCCATTGGCTCAAGTTTTTCTCCAATTTTATGGGGAAGTTTAGGAACAGTTGGACCTAAAATAAGATCAACATCAGATAATAACTTGTTAATTTCATTTCTAATAAGTGATCTTGCTTGTAATGCTTTTTTATAATATTTTCCACTGAATTCTTGTTGTGATATATATGAACCCATCTCTATTCTTCTAAGTACTTCTTCACCACAAACATCCTCAATCTTATGACCATATTTTCTTCCATCATACTTTCTTGTACTTGAGAAAAACTCAACATAGTTTATAAGATAATATGTAGGTAAGCACAAATCAATATAATCGAAGCTAGATTCAACTACCTCAGCACCCATGTCCCCAATTTTATCAACTGATTCATCAATTATTTTATTTATATGTTCATCAGTTACATCTTTGAATTGATTGATGCATAAGACCTTCATATCTTTTACATCTTCCTGTAATTTCTCATGACCCTGAGTAGCTATATCAGTAAAAGAAGGGAATTTTTGATTTAAACTAGTACATTCTGTTTCATCATAACCTACAATTGTATCAAGAGCCATAGAAATCCCAGACACATTATCTGAAAGAGGACCAATTTGATCAAGACTCATTGATAAATCAAGAAGACCTTGTCTTGAAACTGCACCATAAGTAGGTTTAAATCCAATGACACCACAATGAGATGCAGGATTTCTTATAGAACCGCCAGTATCAGAACCAAGTGTAATATCACACATTTCAGAAGCAATAGCTGCAGCACTACCACCACTTGAACCACCAGGAATATGACCAGGAGCAGCAGGGTTTTCAGTAGCTCCAAAATATGAACTTTCAGTAGAACTACCAGCTGCAAACTCATCCATATTACACATTCCAATAATTATCCCATCTTGTTCTTTTATCTTCTTTATAACTGTAGCATCATAACTTCCATAGTAATTTTCCAATGTTTTAGAAGCTGCAGAGATTATTCTATCTTCTACATTTATATTAGCTTTTATTCCAAACACTAATCCAGCTAAAGATCCAATTTTCAATCCATTTTTAATTTTCTCATCAATTTTTTTAGCTTGAGATAATGCAGATTCTTTATTTATCTCTAAAAACGCATTAATAGAAGGATTATTTTTTTCGATTGTTGCTATAAAATTTTCCAAGTTTTCAGTAGCTTTTAAATCATTGTTTTTAATTTTTTGTGATTTTTCAAAAGTATTCATTACAACACCCAGTTATTAGCTATAATTAGCTTATTTAGTAGCTATATATAGTTATACAATAAATATGACGAATTTTAAATTAAATATGTTTTTAAATTATTTTTTATGATAATTGATAATTTTTATAATATTTTCTTATGAAAATTTTTATGAAATTGATAAAATAATATTTGATAATTACATTTAATTAATAATTATATTTAATTAATAACTACATTTAATTGATAATTATATTTAATAATATTTGTAAATATCATAAGTTATGTAAATATCATAAGTATTTTTAAAAGATCTAATGTAAGATATGGTATGAGAATATTTATAATTTTTGAACAAAAAAATACTATTTTAATTAATATATTAAATTACAATAATAAATATTACTTTTCAAAAACTATCAATATTAAATTAAAAAATAATAAATTTTTCAGTAAATCAGAAAAAACCTAATATTTATAAAAAAGTTTACATTTAAAATTCTTAATCTTGTAACTTTATAATTAACTACTTAAATACCTCAAATAAAAAAAAAATAGTAAAAGTTTTAGTTATATTAAATATTTATCTTATTAACAATTAAATGATTTTCTAAATTAAGTCAATAGATTTAATTTTATCATATACTAACAATTAATCTAAGTGTCTGAAGATATAAGGCAACAAACTATTAAACAAAAGATTTCTCAACAACAATAAATAGTATGATTACTAAAATATTAGTTAGTGATTAAAAATGACAAATTTTAAAAAAATAACAATAATATTAATAATAACCGTGCTAATGGCATTATGTTTAGCTAACACTGTGATGGCTAAAGAGTATACTGGTGGGAAATGGAAATATGATAAATATAATGAGGATATCTACAAAGATTTCTATATTAAAAAAGGTAAAACACAATATAATGTCCATGTTAGCGAGGATTATTATAAAGATAAATATTGGGTGGGTATAAGTAATATACCTAAAGGTAGTCGAGATGTATCTCATGGACACAAAAATGAAATAATAAAGAAAAACGGGAAAATCTATGTAGGAACTAAATATAAGTATGATTATAAAAAACAAGATTTTGTTGTATATAATTATAAACTTGTCAAGAAGATAATTAAAAAACCTATAAACCTTAAAATAAAAGTCAAAATGACTGACTTCAAATATTCACTAAAAACAAAATACAAAACTTATCATGTAAAAACCAAGCCTAAGTTTTACACTAATTATTATTATCATCCAAAAACTAAAACATTACATTACACAATAGGTACTGGAGTTTATTTACCTAAATATTGTAGATTTGAATCAATTATAGTTTAAATATTCGTATATTCATTGCAAATTCATCCATGCCAAGTTTCAATAAAATCAGAAAACTTACCCTCACAACATACCCTCATGTAACATTTTCTCAATCTTTTTACGATAAAGGCTAATTTCAACAGCTAACAGCATACCATCTTTTTAGTCATAAAAACAAAAACTAAAAAACACTAAAGGGTTTGAAAAAAGTAAAGATATAGCTCAAAGAGTGTGGAACATAGCTGGAGATAATAGAAAACGAATTGGAGAAGAAGAAGGTCAAAGTATTTTAACAAAAAGAAATGCTAAAATCCCTGAATTATTAGATGATGAAAAATAATAATAAAATAGTTATAGTTTCAGATGAGAAATATTTTTCTTAATAATTCTTAAATAAAATCATAATATAAAAAAGAAAAAATAGAATACTTTTCAAAGTAATATTAAAATAGTTATATGAGTAATAAAATATTATTAAATCTGTTTTTAATAAATTCAAGGAACTCTTCTTGATCAGTAACATTCAGCATTGAAGAAACATTCTCGTCAACTTTTACTAGTCTTTTTTCACTCTCAATTTATTTTATTAAGAAGTATATTTGATTTTTTTCAAATTAATATTTTCTCCTGCAATATTACTAATTATTTTATTTTTTCAGTTATTTTTCACTTCTTTTTCATTTCTTTTTCATATTTCATTTTTATAAGAGAGCTTTTAAAAGTAAAAAAGTTAAGATATTTCCAAAAATTATATTTAATATATACAATTATATAAAAAATTAATAATATAATTATATTTTTAAAGTTTAAATAATTTAGTAATTTATAAAAACCACTAGAATATAGGTATTTAATATGAAAAAAGCTATTGTTTTTGATAATGCAGGAACACTATTAGAAAGATGTAGAGTTGTTAAAAACATTAAAACTGGTGAAAGAGCAGATAATAATTCTTTAGATTTAATAGATGAATTAGGGAATAGTGCTCTTGTTGTAATACAAACCGATACAAAAAAATGTATTATGTTAGCTAATGGTGAAAAAAAGTTGTATGATTTCATAAAAAACTATAATATCCCATTAGACATCAGCTACTCATCTTCAAATATTTCAAAAGAAGAAATACTACCAATATTAAAAAAAAGTAATATTAAACTAAAAGAATTCCATGAAACAGCTTACCAACTTAGTGCAGAGAATAATTTCATTGAATTATGTAGTGGTTCTGCTTTTATTTTAAATTTAAATACCTATGAAGTAGATTATGTTATAGCTGCTGGAGGAAAAGTGTTTCCATATGTTAGTGAAGTTATTAAAACTCTCAGAAACCGAGGGATCCACACATTTATAGCATCAGGAGATAGAGCAAAGTCATTGTATGAACTTGCAGAAATCATAAACATACCTGAAGAAAATGTTTTTGAAACAGCTAATACAAAAAGAAAAAGAGAAATTGTTGCTAAATTACAAGAAGAAGGATATAAAGTTATGATGGTTGGAAATGGACCAAATGACATACTTGCATTTGAAAAAGCTGATTTAGCAGTTCTTACACTTGAACAAGATGAAGAAGTATCAAAAAAAGTTTTTGATGCTGCAGATATTGTTATAAACCAAATATGTCAAGTATTAGATATTGAATTTTAAATATTGAATTTTAAATATTGAATTTTAAATTTAATCAGTGTTCAACTCTTTTAAAATATATTGTTTACTTTTCAAAACATCCTCATAATTATTTAATTCTATTATTCCCTTTTTAACTTGGTTTAAAAAATTCTTACTAAAATCTGCTGATCCTTTTCCAAGAGGAATATGAGAATCTTTTTCACCTTCATTATCATTAAGATGAAAATAGCTAATATTAGGAATTTTTAAATATTCATAAGGAGATTTATAAGTATTAGCATGCCCCCAATCAATTGTAGCTGAAGATCCAACAGATTCAACTAGTTTTCTATGTTCTTCTGGAGAATTAGCTAAATATTCCTGTTTATTAGGCATGTTCTCTACTGAAAGTATCACACCTACATCTTCAGCATATTTTTGACAATCTTTCAAGGTTTCTATGCAGAATCTAATTGCTAAATTTCTAATTCTTTCTTCTTTTCTATGAACAACACCAGGATGAGTAGTAATTGCTAATGCACCAATCTTAGCTGCTAAATCCAATGCTTCTTTTGTTTGCTTAGCTGTTTCGTTTCTTATGCCTTCATTCATACTAGCAGGGTTTAAATCGATAGTTGGACTATGTAACATCAATTCAATATCATATGAATCAAATACTTCAAGATTTATATGATTTTGTGAATTAAGAAGATTTCTTGGCCAGTAAGGACCTTCGCAAAGTATCTCTAAAAGATCGAACTTATCATTTGTAGCTATATCTAAAATTTCTTCTAAAGACTTCATAAAAAGTGATAATGATGAAAATCCCAATTTCATTTTTTCCCTCCTAATTTCATTTTCCCATCTATTTTTATTAGAATTGTTTTATATTTATTTCTAAATATTATAAGATTATCGATGAAAAAAGTATCAAAGAGCATCTTAAAGCAAAATCTAAAAAATATCTATGAAAAATTATCTGAAAAAAGTACCTATGAAAAATTATCTTATCTGAAAAAAGTATCTATGAAAAGATTTATATATAGAAAAATATCTATAATAAAGATATATCAAAAAGTTGATATATACAAATTTGAATATATCAGTTTTATATATATTGAGTTGAAGTGCACCATTATAAAAATTATAAAATATTTTATAAAGAATCATAAAATTAAGGTATTCTGAATATTAGGCTAAAATAGAAGACCAATTAGATTTTATACTCTAAAACCTTTTATTGAAAATATTCTGAGGAATGGGATGAATATGATTAATATAAACAGCAATTATAGAGAAATAAATATGGATGAAGACTTAGAAAAAGATAATTATGAAGAAGATGATGAAAAATTCATAGAAGAAAATGAAGATTTTCCAATGGTGGGTGAATTTGATAAATCATTGCTATTAGGAGTTATGAAAGGTTTTTTAAAAATAATAGTTCTTTGGATTATAACAAAAGAAAGAATTCATGGATATGAAATAATAAAAAAAATGAAGGAAGGAAATACCACGAAAAAATTAAAATTTAAAGGACCTGGTCCTAATAAAATATATCCTATCCTTCATGAGTTAGAAAAAAATGGATTAATAAAAGGAGATTGGGAATTTCAAGGAAAAAGAAAATTAAAATTCTATGAAGCTACAGAGAAAGGAATTAATACCATTGAACTAATAAAGAAAAAGCCTCATAGAGATGTTCCACCAATAATGAAAGAATTTTGGAGAGATGTTATAGTTCCTCATAAAAATGCAGGAAAAGATTGTAAAAATCAAAAAGAATGTTAAAACATCCCAAAAAAAAGTCTTAAAAAGTAAAGTAGCATTTGAATAATTAAAATAATTAAATAAAAATATTTAAAATAGATAAAAAAGGGATTTAAACTAAAAAGAGGTGAATAAATGAAATATGCAATAGAAACCGATTCACTTACAAAAAAATATGG
Coding sequences within it:
- a CDS encoding transglutaminase-like domain-containing protein, with protein sequence MSDVDKLVRIFILFSFITLFSLSLASVSSAGFDDIRETIADTDPGKTITLQNTTYNGDGSGILVNKNIVIQGPSGQYATLDAKSESRIMRTGNNTVVTFRRIIFKNGFLEGTGAGSAIRAGGQIIIENCTFLNNQGESGTAVFLSPDADNSRINNCIFRGNKGIYAGDDDWVEGAAVDVHAGNVNITNSVFENNQALDTGGAINFAIQSVGSQLINCNFTNNSASTGGAIKILNTDILIRNCKFTSNIATSGGAINLRDSKVRLENSTFTSNSAANNGGAIYNDLSNVSRNGYLNISSSSFKDNNAVNGGVIYSKNILNIKNSNFTNNRATNNSGVIYLSNITMLLNTSSLVNNSATNGVAIYSSSSNITANYNYIANNTGNKYVYITGSSTHIDLSYNWWGENNNPLINHVTNSSSVVLSDYYTVKVKFISLEGNLATFNYFLTLNNSENSLGSNYLPVFYGDYYNGTNHTRFQTNTQKTITTSLNSDKLFKVSVDDFLGYLVVFVNDTYGDDFYSGSSWESSLKSLKKAVNLVIDGGYVYIASSVYNGVNNTNILIDKDVNIIGANGSEGIVFDGENKFSIFKIYNADVKISNITFINGNSANGGAIYSDNSNLTIKDSNFLNNTATNTGGGLAINGGGYFNLSNIKFSNNHASYGVGIYLKNTTNFNLYSSVFENNTGIIGQSIYLNKDNKGFNVSYSLFLDNGNSIVFSNGSNTGYFDYNWWGNNNYTNHTNLKVNSYYTAIFTSNKTVNTVVGDNCTIFYSFHLNNTINKGNINFLPDFNVSLYQSDIFLDLLNVKEDKTFKFLLKHVYNNLSIFTNNRVFFFEYLVGKGKLEIKNFTILVDKINYADNITLKIDLKYNFTGKLNITLKTANKTDNNILTREISFRNGIGYFDYVITLLTNVLFDIQGTNNVDYNNTNNISTWGVVKYYLNISNIIIQNFNYGDDLNINIDLYLFSLNPNITQVFNVTVNGEIREISFINNYGVWVHTVTQAGTVKFNVNLEEDDYYYSANKNTSKFFNCTFYIDSVNGDNSNIGTSSDKAFKDFKYALNLLISGGTIYALKGNYTGENNTNITIKKDVNLYGLNNIIFTTKNDNMRVFTVENGLLYIANIIFSGINFNGDGGAIYTINKGCIEIIDSKFINNNIDGNGVIYLNSTGSLINRTEFINNTAFNGGAIFIEGDNNIITSSEFMNNIANQGGAIFIKGDENTVSYTRLFNNSDHTLKQVYNTGYGSNLSFNWWGDNFNPLGAHINNTGSINSLNYYKVVFKDLGDSSYSYQLALDGTTNSDDISNFLSFNGYYHDKLSDLQGSFIANTNLQIINVNGSLGFVMFNVDNWNNMMIFVNGTGGSDLNNGTDWDVAVKTIQRALELVVEEGTIYIAGNITYKSLNNLNQTVTKNITIIGASSYSGGAIILDGEKNPDINVFTIIDSIVTLKELVFTNINGTAINSINSKLELLKCDFINSTSDIGLISLNNSYVEFNDTKFSFIDGKVINSFKSDLKFNNSLFIDIKTNNGIIHGFNTDLIFNNTEFSNIIGKSSIICVDSGNINAFNLNFVNDNISTFYVNNSDLTIENSLFENISLNNSDIDLIHVVNGNLTVNNTVFKTIRNGLVLYLNNSKLILTSSNFINNDLKANNLIYSTNSELKFNRVNFVSDTTNNNLIFTDNGNLYMNSCIFENIVVDGSVIFNTHSSSNFNNVTFSNITLIDVNIVNDVNGGVYFNDIIFQDIANGTLLYTNNSSFNIENSRFKKLKGNLRVVESVNSDLNIINLIFEEINSTANLFYVIGGDLSFKNPVFEGIVFENDSFLFYTNNSNVNIDNFVFNSTIKGKLINVHGGIVNINNSVFKNFNNSNIINNNGKLNIFNSNFTNIHSNGVIYNNGVLKISNSLFKDINSNESVIFNNGFLVGSGSVFDNIISGGDSGVIYSINTLNIVYSNFTNNKAINGGVIYANGSVTIDSSLFVSNSAENGGSIYLGQGQSNITYSQFKNNTATNGGVIYSGSVLNIVASKFDGNNATNAGAIYSTNSLTIKGGGITNNNADYGSGIYNSGILNLSSVFFINNIAKIIEIDISAPISAKSGSNIIIEGKLLYGDNVANVIYTTNGNLLINNEKPLISNYPSNKKFILEINGKLMTEFSNQDGLVIFNLILEVSKNITYKATLSYTHEFASFSTFKNIKFILDSKNMVKPVLNNATSAVNPKISTTTTKTSNVFLPQAKTINIPPVSVKEVYKNKKWVKVSMSKTYNSFPDKKLRIKTKYTKKTVKYQFVSKLNPGNKKKINKYTIQSNVTYKDGNKFIKRIKTVKISYKYKYLPNPYLSSTYGCNVKDSFIKKLAKKWIKGKNTKKAQADAILSNVQKKIEYGNYGETLYGASGMYDKKKKKWHKGNCVDSSHLTIALLRSIGIPARYERKIGWVNEDHTQTTGHVWVQAYVNNKWLQGEATDNNPVGFNPKSYKNKVFSWFTDKSLDKNSHVITYYWPPEQALDKKYVKFS
- a CDS encoding nucleotide-binding protein: MMKIGLVYVKGALPGFEDFGNLPTDIVKSNGLIKESNALKASEELDAIIIPGGSLLESNSVSTDLANEITKMAHDGKPVIGICSGFQLLANETDVGRKSPCPIIKKGLGLLDVNFSPLISNDRINAVISDNNNSFFTKNISSSDFITGFHCHTYGKIEIIDENDDNSSKDENTIKNNFGAKPLHYSKIKRMNYGDTDSSILSGVSNDDGNVIGTMIHGILDENPIIVDNILDYIGANYIELDDIFKANEKLKKFIKSELAIDTGITTKNINRCNEFKKIIISSINNKITNSKDINFYNLDSFNKEIPPTLMIGSTGSDSGKTFIVSGITGALTKKGLNVAVLKVGPDVRDIEPSLYLTKNKMEDYSSIKIGHIGWMDIEETLKRLKNSNYDFVIIEGVMSVFTGILNEKIPYSGAEIAVSSNIPILMVSGVNKGGIESAAVDLVSHTNKLKEMGVNVNGILLNKVYDENIFNNVSRFIATETGLSEEDILYLPKIKMDIRSTTPEVEIKLEEFSKYALKTVESYLDLEKIVKMAAIPGFKGYLSFDDIKKFF